A genomic stretch from Sander vitreus isolate 19-12246 chromosome 17, sanVit1, whole genome shotgun sequence includes:
- the LOC144532766 gene encoding collagen alpha-1(XIII) chain-like produces the protein MDENQRWGVAGKPGDTAASKQPLWRNWRDMSAVTICIALSVLCMGVCSVVCVRSSELQSRIVSLEQQQRGAWMLSLEQVEPVILGRLDQILDEKLAARLPKTREAREAPHSCLCPPVQLEMGGLRSHQLISMWPLHNIAAVSQHFYD, from the exons ATGGATGAGAATCAGAGGTGGGGAGTCGCTGGTAAACCGGGTGACACAGCGGCTTCCAAGCAGCCGCTGTGGAGGAACTGGAGGGATATGTCTGCAGTAACGATTTGCATCGCACTGTCTGTTCTGTGCATGGGAGTTTGCAGTGTGGTTTGCGTGCGGAGCTCGGAACTGCAGAGCCGGATAGTAAgtctggagcagcagcagcggggCGCGTGGATGTTGTCTCTGGAGCAGGTGGAGCCCGTTATCCTGGGCCGGCTGGACCAGATCCTGGACGAG AAGCTTGCAGCGCGACTACCGAAGACCCGAGAGGCGAGGGAGGCTCCCCACAGCTGCCTGTGCCCCCCAG TGCAGTTGGAGATGGGAGGGCTGCGTTCACACCAGCTCATCAGCATGTGGCCTCTTCATAACATCGCCGCAGTGTCTCAACACTTTTATGACTGA